One Roseimaritima multifibrata DNA window includes the following coding sequences:
- a CDS encoding biotin/lipoyl-binding protein — protein MTTLADSLVSSSSRPLTVRKRPDLSHARQLYQGTAFWVVKEPVGLQYFRFHEEEFFILNMLDGHVSLQQIKDGFEQQFAPQKITFGDLQQFIGMLHRSGLVISNAPGQGKALEQRGSTKRRKELMGKFTNVFALRFRGFDPERILTKILPWTGWLFTIPALFFFICLGSAAMLLLAMQYETVYARLPSFQQFFAADRWMYLALTMGIVKVLHEFGHGISCKKFGGECHELGFMLLVFTPCLYCNVSDSWMLPNKWKRVWIGAGGIYVEMILASFATFIWYFTEPGMLNDLCLNMMFLNVVSTVLVNGNPLLRFDGYYILMDILEIPNLRQKATEVLKRWFQQTCLGLELQDDPFLPQRNKLFFAIFTIASVIYRWVVVFSICWFVIKVLEPYGLQIVGRMIAMVGFVGLVAQPVIQTFKFCRTPGRLAKVKRVPLAITLSVVAAAIGVVCYVPLPHHIDSAFEIQLSETGNVYANTSGILIKAVKPGDFVKKGDILAVLDNPDLAIEQAEQVGELRQAENRFENMGARSRRDPKVVSEIRTQIKLISSLNEMLSKTEEEIERLTIRAPRDGVVLPPPDKPSRDDGSGMLPDWSGSPLSEHNRGALITPDTLLCQLGSPDSMEAVLIIDQGDIQLVKIGYPVDMKLDASKMTSFKSEILELSTQDREYVSSGMSSQSGGDLETEIDPQTGQVKPRSVSYQASVRLPPDTVPIRLGYRGSAKVHTENKSLGWRLWRIVTQTFNFEL, from the coding sequence ATGACGACTCTTGCCGATAGCCTTGTCAGCAGTTCATCGCGACCTCTGACGGTGCGCAAACGGCCTGATCTGTCGCACGCACGCCAGCTATATCAAGGAACGGCTTTTTGGGTCGTGAAGGAACCTGTAGGCCTCCAGTACTTTCGTTTTCACGAAGAAGAATTCTTCATCTTGAACATGCTGGATGGCCATGTCAGCCTACAGCAGATCAAGGATGGATTTGAGCAGCAGTTTGCTCCGCAGAAAATTACCTTTGGCGACCTGCAGCAGTTCATCGGGATGCTGCACCGCAGTGGATTGGTGATCAGTAATGCTCCGGGACAAGGGAAGGCACTGGAGCAGCGGGGAAGCACCAAACGCCGCAAAGAGTTGATGGGGAAATTCACCAACGTATTTGCGCTTCGTTTCCGCGGTTTTGATCCAGAGCGAATTCTGACCAAGATTCTTCCCTGGACGGGCTGGCTGTTCACGATCCCCGCGTTGTTCTTCTTTATCTGCTTGGGCTCGGCAGCGATGCTGCTGTTGGCGATGCAGTATGAGACCGTTTATGCGCGGCTCCCGTCGTTCCAGCAGTTTTTTGCGGCGGATCGCTGGATGTATCTGGCTTTGACGATGGGAATCGTCAAAGTCCTACACGAATTTGGGCATGGGATCAGTTGCAAAAAGTTTGGGGGGGAGTGTCATGAATTAGGGTTCATGCTGCTGGTCTTTACGCCTTGCTTGTACTGCAATGTTTCCGATTCCTGGATGTTGCCGAATAAATGGAAACGGGTTTGGATTGGGGCGGGGGGGATCTATGTCGAGATGATCTTGGCCTCGTTTGCCACTTTCATTTGGTATTTCACCGAACCTGGAATGCTAAATGACCTGTGTTTGAACATGATGTTCTTAAACGTCGTCAGCACCGTGCTGGTCAACGGAAACCCGTTGTTGCGGTTCGACGGTTATTACATTTTGATGGATATCCTGGAAATTCCCAACCTTCGTCAGAAGGCCACGGAAGTTCTCAAACGCTGGTTTCAGCAAACCTGTTTGGGGTTGGAACTGCAGGACGATCCTTTCTTGCCGCAACGCAATAAATTGTTTTTCGCGATCTTTACCATCGCTTCGGTGATCTATCGTTGGGTGGTTGTCTTTTCGATTTGCTGGTTCGTCATCAAAGTTCTGGAACCGTATGGTTTGCAGATCGTGGGCCGGATGATCGCTATGGTTGGGTTCGTTGGTTTGGTCGCTCAACCTGTTATTCAAACATTTAAGTTCTGCCGGACCCCTGGGAGGTTGGCCAAAGTGAAACGTGTTCCATTAGCCATCACGCTAAGCGTGGTGGCAGCGGCAATCGGGGTGGTCTGTTATGTCCCTCTGCCGCACCACATCGATTCTGCTTTTGAAATCCAATTGTCTGAAACCGGGAACGTCTATGCCAACACCTCCGGGATCTTAATCAAGGCGGTTAAACCGGGTGATTTCGTCAAGAAAGGGGACATTCTGGCGGTCCTCGATAATCCCGATTTAGCGATCGAGCAGGCGGAACAAGTGGGCGAACTGCGGCAAGCGGAAAACCGATTTGAAAATATGGGTGCACGGTCGCGGCGCGATCCGAAGGTCGTCTCCGAAATTCGGACGCAGATCAAACTGATTTCGTCGCTTAATGAGATGTTGTCGAAGACCGAAGAAGAAATCGAAAGACTGACCATTCGTGCTCCACGTGATGGCGTCGTCTTGCCTCCACCCGATAAACCGAGCCGTGACGATGGTTCCGGGATGTTGCCTGATTGGTCAGGGTCGCCGCTTTCCGAACATAACCGCGGAGCACTGATTACCCCCGACACGTTGTTGTGTCAGTTGGGATCGCCCGATTCGATGGAAGCCGTGCTGATTATCGATCAAGGGGACATCCAATTGGTAAAGATTGGTTATCCAGTCGATATGAAATTGGACGCCAGCAAGATGACCTCCTTTAAGAGTGAAATCCTGGAACTTTCCACTCAAGATCGTGAATACGTTTCTTCGGGTATGTCCAGCCAAAGCGGAGGCGATTTGGAAACTGAAATCGATCCGCAGACCGGCCAGGT